A single window of Leptolyngbya ohadii IS1 DNA harbors:
- the murI gene encoding glutamate racemase produces the protein MTFPQSSVQPVTQIQINDRQRARIGVFDSGVGGLTVLRELYRQLPNESILYFGDTARLPYGTRTQAEILQFVREIMLWMQQQGVKMVIMACNTSSALVLEQVQQEFDIPILGVILPGARAAVQHGRRIGVISTPATAASNAYRRAIQEINPDIEVWQQGCPEFVPLIEQNRIHDPYTRQVAKTYLAPLLEQQIDTLVYGCTHYPHLAPVLKSILPRSVRLIDPAAYLVRAASKELEMLGLRSTRTAMPTQFCVSGCPEAFAQLSVQWLGCLPIVEQIDVATLAKQLMSLELAD, from the coding sequence ATGACATTCCCGCAATCCTCTGTTCAGCCTGTGACCCAAATTCAAATCAACGATCGGCAACGTGCCCGGATTGGTGTGTTTGATAGTGGGGTGGGTGGTTTAACGGTGCTGCGAGAACTGTATCGACAGTTGCCCAACGAATCGATTCTTTATTTTGGCGACACGGCTCGACTGCCCTACGGTACGCGCACCCAGGCGGAAATCCTGCAATTTGTCAGAGAGATCATGCTCTGGATGCAGCAGCAGGGCGTCAAAATGGTAATTATGGCTTGCAACACGAGTTCTGCGCTGGTGTTGGAACAGGTGCAGCAGGAGTTTGACATTCCCATCCTGGGGGTGATTCTGCCAGGAGCCAGAGCCGCTGTTCAGCACGGGCGACGCATTGGCGTAATCTCAACCCCTGCTACGGCAGCCAGCAACGCCTATCGACGTGCAATCCAGGAAATTAACCCGGATATTGAAGTCTGGCAGCAGGGCTGTCCTGAGTTTGTGCCGCTGATTGAGCAGAACCGGATTCACGACCCCTATACCCGCCAGGTTGCCAAGACCTACCTCGCGCCGCTGCTGGAACAGCAAATTGATACGCTGGTGTACGGCTGTACGCACTACCCGCACCTGGCACCCGTGCTAAAATCTATCCTGCCGCGATCGGTTCGATTGATTGACCCGGCAGCCTATCTGGTACGGGCAGCGTCAAAGGAGCTAGAAATGCTCGGTCTACGAAGCACGCGCACGGCAATGCCGACTCAGTTCTGTGTCAGCGGTTGTCCAGAAGCCTTTGCCCAGCTCTCGGTACAGTGGCTGGGTTGCTTGCCGATCGTTGAGCAGATTGATGTGGCAACACTGGCGAAGCAGTTAATGTCGCTGGAACTGGCGGACTAG
- a CDS encoding carbon-nitrogen hydrolase family protein, translating into MKSYLAAAVQMNSQPDLEKNLAQAEDLIDLAVRQGAELVCLPENFSFLGDEQAKLDQAETIAQRSEKFLKTMAQRYQITLLGGGFPVPSETGKVYNTALLVGSSGEELSRYEKVHLFDVNLPDGNTYQESKAVLAGMRLPPVYPSKELGHLGLSVCYDVRFPELYRHLSQMGAEVLFVPAAFTAYTGKDHWQVLLQARAIENTCYVIAPAQTGKHNAMRQSHGHAVIIDPWGIILSDAGDQPGIALAAIEPARLEQVRRQMPSLNHRVFV; encoded by the coding sequence ATGAAGTCCTACCTTGCTGCGGCAGTGCAAATGAACAGTCAGCCAGATCTGGAGAAAAATCTGGCACAGGCAGAAGATCTAATTGATTTGGCAGTGCGGCAGGGGGCAGAACTCGTTTGTTTGCCTGAAAACTTCTCGTTTCTGGGAGATGAGCAGGCCAAACTTGACCAGGCAGAGACGATCGCTCAGCGGAGCGAGAAATTCCTGAAGACGATGGCACAACGCTATCAGATTACCCTCCTGGGTGGGGGCTTCCCAGTGCCCAGCGAAACAGGCAAAGTTTACAATACGGCTCTCTTGGTGGGCAGCAGCGGCGAAGAACTGTCCCGCTATGAAAAGGTGCATTTGTTTGACGTGAATCTACCGGATGGCAACACTTACCAGGAATCCAAAGCTGTGCTTGCCGGAATGCGTCTGCCGCCCGTTTATCCATCAAAGGAACTGGGACATCTCGGACTTTCGGTTTGCTACGACGTTCGCTTCCCTGAACTCTACCGCCACCTTTCCCAGATGGGTGCGGAGGTGCTGTTTGTCCCCGCTGCATTTACGGCGTACACCGGAAAAGATCACTGGCAGGTGCTGCTTCAGGCAAGGGCGATCGAAAATACCTGCTACGTGATTGCGCCTGCCCAAACTGGAAAACACAACGCGATGCGTCAGTCCCACGGACACGCTGTAATTATTGACCCCTGGGGTATTATTTTGTCCGATGCGGGGGATCAGCCGGGAATTGCTTTGGCGGCGATCGAGCCAGCCCGTCTGGAACAGGTTCGGCGGCAAATGCCTTCTTTAAATCATCGGGTGTTTGTTTAG
- a CDS encoding fatty acyl-AMP ligase: MPQSTLVDLLTLRGQAQPQDNAFIFLKEGNEAERITYADLDRRARTIAAHLSQTVPVGSRALLVYPYEGASDFIAAFLGCLYAGVIAVPCHPPRNRHAAYELSDRCKDAEATIGLTTQSLMNRLKGQLPDESLQWLITANLSNSSAEANWNPQAIAPDQLAFLQYTSGSTGKPKGVMITHDCLMQNQKMLQLAFGHTERSIGVGWLPLFHDMGLIGNVLQAIYLGASCVLMSPIDFVQKPVRWLQAISQYKATTSGAPNFAYDLLCRQVTDAQRQQLDLSSWEVAFTGAEPVRIETLDRFSEIFAECGFRREAFYPCYGMAEATLLITGGKKNEPPIVKTIDEAALEKNQIVDADGKAKRTRSMVSCGQPWLDGKVMIVDPVTKIRCAEDRVGEIWVAGSGLGKGYWNQPELTQQTFGAVLAEGDLSEGTFLQTGDLGFVQDGNLFITGRLNDVMVFWGFNQYPDRLEQTVQESHPAFRTNSGAAFSVPVNNEDRLVIAQEVERSYRDRVSIGEVTELIRWRLFQEHFVDVYAIVLLKPGGLPKTPSGKIQRRACRNLFLNGQWDGESLGIWRSNPDQISDISTLIRRYLNPLTHLKRYTALAKGRIDRMGLKWK, from the coding sequence ATGCCCCAATCCACCCTGGTCGATCTCCTCACTCTCCGAGGTCAAGCCCAACCGCAGGATAATGCCTTTATTTTCCTGAAGGAAGGCAATGAGGCAGAGCGAATTACCTATGCGGATCTCGATCGACGGGCGCGGACGATCGCGGCTCATCTGAGTCAAACTGTTCCGGTGGGAAGTCGGGCGTTGCTGGTGTATCCCTACGAAGGAGCGAGCGATTTTATTGCTGCGTTTCTGGGCTGTTTGTATGCGGGAGTGATTGCAGTGCCGTGCCATCCACCGCGCAACCGTCATGCGGCTTATGAACTGTCCGATCGCTGTAAAGATGCGGAGGCGACGATTGGATTAACAACTCAATCGCTGATGAATCGGCTCAAGGGTCAGCTTCCGGATGAGAGTTTGCAATGGCTAATTACCGCCAATTTATCTAACTCGTCGGCTGAGGCTAACTGGAACCCGCAGGCGATCGCTCCTGACCAGCTTGCGTTTCTACAATACACGTCCGGCTCGACGGGGAAGCCAAAGGGCGTCATGATTACCCACGACTGTCTGATGCAGAATCAAAAAATGCTTCAGCTTGCCTTTGGTCATACGGAGCGATCGATCGGCGTCGGCTGGCTGCCACTGTTTCATGACATGGGGCTGATTGGAAATGTGCTGCAAGCGATCTACCTGGGGGCGTCCTGTGTGCTGATGTCGCCGATCGACTTTGTGCAGAAACCCGTGCGCTGGCTTCAGGCAATTTCGCAGTACAAAGCAACCACCAGCGGCGCACCGAACTTTGCCTACGATTTGCTGTGCCGTCAGGTGACGGATGCCCAGCGACAGCAGCTTGATCTGAGTTCCTGGGAGGTGGCATTTACGGGCGCAGAACCCGTCCGGATTGAGACGCTCGATCGCTTCTCGGAAATATTTGCGGAATGCGGTTTCCGGCGGGAGGCGTTTTATCCCTGCTACGGCATGGCGGAGGCGACGCTGCTGATTACAGGGGGCAAAAAGAATGAGCCGCCCATTGTGAAGACGATCGATGAAGCTGCCCTGGAGAAAAATCAAATTGTGGATGCAGACGGGAAAGCGAAGCGGACGCGATCGATGGTGTCCTGTGGGCAACCCTGGCTGGACGGCAAAGTGATGATTGTCGATCCGGTCACAAAAATCCGCTGTGCGGAAGATCGCGTTGGCGAAATTTGGGTAGCGGGTTCGGGTTTAGGCAAAGGCTACTGGAATCAGCCGGAGTTAACGCAGCAGACCTTCGGCGCAGTCCTGGCAGAGGGGGATTTGAGTGAAGGGACTTTCCTGCAAACGGGCGATCTGGGCTTTGTGCAGGACGGCAATCTGTTTATTACGGGACGGCTGAACGATGTGATGGTGTTTTGGGGATTCAATCAATACCCCGATCGCCTGGAACAAACGGTACAGGAGAGCCATCCTGCCTTTCGTACCAATAGCGGCGCAGCGTTTTCTGTGCCCGTGAATAACGAAGATCGCCTGGTGATTGCTCAGGAAGTGGAGCGCAGCTATCGCGATCGCGTTTCGATTGGGGAAGTCACAGAGCTAATTCGCTGGCGATTATTTCAGGAACATTTTGTCGATGTTTATGCGATCGTTTTGCTGAAGCCCGGAGGTTTGCCGAAAACGCCCAGCGGCAAGATTCAGCGTCGCGCCTGCCGGAATTTGTTTCTTAATGGTCAATGGGATGGGGAAAGTTTGGGCATCTGGCGATCGAATCCCGATCAGATTAGCGATATTTCGACGTTGATTCGGCGCTATCTGAATCCGCTCACCCATCTGAAGCGATACACCGCTTTAGCAAAGGGACGCATCGATCGAATGGGGCTAAAGTGGAAATAA
- a CDS encoding FMN-binding negative transcriptional regulator, producing MYRPAAFQEDSTEKLVSFMRANSFATLVSIVEGIPFASHIPLVVVQEDDRVKLIGHLAKQNPQAQVLSTGESLAIFTGAHAYISPKLYEKHENVPTWNYIAVHAYGVAQPITLKDSPDSMNEMIDGMIDAYEADYRSQWHSLSNGYREGMMNGIVGFEMTVMRLEGKYKLSQNRNQAEQQNVSRVLLESDDPAAQAIDLEMQQSLMNQ from the coding sequence ATGTACAGACCCGCTGCTTTCCAGGAAGATAGCACCGAAAAACTGGTGTCCTTCATGCGAGCCAACAGCTTTGCGACGCTGGTTTCGATCGTAGAAGGCATTCCCTTTGCCTCCCATATTCCGCTGGTTGTGGTGCAGGAGGACGATCGCGTAAAGCTTATCGGTCATCTGGCAAAGCAGAATCCACAGGCGCAGGTTTTAAGTACGGGAGAATCCCTGGCAATTTTCACGGGGGCACACGCCTACATCTCGCCCAAACTGTACGAAAAGCACGAAAACGTCCCCACCTGGAACTACATTGCCGTCCATGCCTACGGAGTAGCGCAACCGATCACGCTCAAGGATTCCCCCGATTCGATGAACGAAATGATCGACGGCATGATTGATGCCTACGAAGCTGATTATCGATCGCAATGGCACAGCTTATCGAACGGGTACCGAGAAGGAATGATGAACGGGATTGTGGGTTTCGAGATGACGGTAATGCGATTAGAAGGGAAATATAAGCTCAGTCAGAATCGCAACCAAGCGGAACAACAAAATGTATCCCGTGTCCTATTAGAAAGTGACGATCCGGCAGCACAGGCGATCGACTTAGAAATGCAGCAAAGCCTTATGAATCAATAG
- a CDS encoding cation:proton antiporter, with product MVDYAAWAISDFSRLSVPLLASASEPDAENAPLILAGVLLSLVIIYLASKLIGEFCARLNLPPVLGELIGGVVVGISAFNLLVFPQAGDQTWNSLILDFLQSTSGLTPEQTPAVASGISEVISVLSELGVIILLFEIGLESDLKELIKVGPQAAVVAVVGVAVPFAIGTAGLILLFGVPAIPAVFAGAALTATSIGITAKVLAEIQRLTTREGQIIIGAAVLDDVLGIIVLAVVASLAKTGEIQVGNVIYLIVGACVFLIGAIFLGRLLSPYFVALTENIQTRGKLILPAMTFALVLAYLGAAIQLEAILGSFAAGLILAETEKQHDISEQVIPIADIFVPIFFVVVGAKTDVSVLNPFDPGNREGLIIAAFLVVVAIIGKIVTGLAVFGQPGINRLAIGIGMIPRGEVGLVFAGVGSATGVLSESLNAAIIVMVILTTFVAPPLLRLAFQMPSAEPAAEAIAETGSQESVQDSR from the coding sequence ATGGTTGACTACGCGGCTTGGGCAATTTCTGACTTCTCTAGGCTTTCGGTTCCGCTTCTGGCATCGGCTTCTGAACCGGATGCGGAAAATGCCCCGCTGATTCTGGCGGGAGTGCTGCTGAGCCTGGTAATCATTTACTTAGCATCCAAGCTGATTGGCGAATTCTGTGCCCGTCTGAACCTGCCGCCCGTCCTGGGAGAATTGATTGGCGGGGTGGTGGTGGGCATTTCGGCATTCAACCTGCTGGTGTTTCCGCAAGCAGGCGATCAGACCTGGAATTCGTTAATTCTGGACTTCCTGCAATCCACATCGGGACTGACTCCAGAGCAGACCCCTGCCGTTGCCTCTGGCATTAGCGAAGTCATCTCTGTCCTGTCGGAGTTGGGGGTGATTATCCTGCTGTTTGAAATCGGACTGGAATCCGATCTCAAGGAATTGATTAAGGTGGGTCCGCAGGCTGCGGTGGTTGCGGTGGTTGGGGTTGCGGTTCCCTTTGCGATCGGCACGGCGGGCTTAATTCTGCTGTTTGGGGTTCCTGCGATTCCTGCCGTGTTTGCCGGGGCAGCCTTGACCGCTACCAGTATTGGAATTACCGCCAAAGTGCTTGCCGAGATCCAGCGGCTCACCACTCGCGAAGGGCAGATTATCATTGGCGCAGCGGTCTTGGATGACGTGCTGGGCATTATTGTGCTGGCGGTCGTGGCAAGTTTGGCAAAGACGGGAGAAATTCAGGTTGGCAACGTCATCTATTTAATTGTGGGAGCCTGCGTTTTTCTGATTGGCGCAATCTTCCTGGGGCGGCTGCTGAGTCCCTATTTTGTGGCGTTGACAGAGAACATTCAAACCCGCGGCAAGCTCATCCTGCCTGCAATGACCTTTGCGCTGGTGCTGGCATATCTGGGAGCTGCGATTCAGCTTGAGGCAATTCTTGGATCATTCGCTGCCGGACTAATTCTGGCGGAAACGGAAAAGCAACACGACATTAGCGAGCAGGTGATCCCGATCGCCGATATCTTTGTGCCGATCTTCTTTGTCGTTGTCGGGGCGAAAACTGATGTGAGCGTGCTGAATCCCTTTGATCCTGGCAACCGGGAAGGGCTGATCATCGCCGCGTTCCTGGTGGTCGTTGCCATCATCGGCAAGATTGTCACGGGGCTGGCAGTTTTCGGGCAACCGGGAATTAATCGACTGGCGATCGGGATTGGAATGATTCCACGGGGGGAAGTAGGGCTAGTGTTTGCTGGCGTAGGATCTGCTACAGGTGTTCTTTCGGAATCGCTGAATGCCGCCATTATTGTGATGGTTATTCTGACGACCTTTGTGGCTCCGCCGTTGCTGCGGCTTGCCTTTCAGATGCCCTCTGCTGAACCTGCGGCAGAAGCGATCGCTGAGACGGGCAGTCAGGAGTCGGTGCAAGACTCGCGTTAA